The following are encoded in a window of Choloepus didactylus isolate mChoDid1 chromosome 17, mChoDid1.pri, whole genome shotgun sequence genomic DNA:
- the DOK1 gene encoding docking protein 1, with protein sequence MDKAVMEGPLFLQSQRFGTKRWRKTWAVLYPASPHGVARLEFFDHKGSGSGGGWGSSRRLDCKVIRLAECVSVAPVAVESPPEPGAAAFRVDTAQRSHLLAADAPSSAAWVQTLCQNAFPKGSWALAPAENPPKLSALEMLENSLYSPTWEGSQFWVTVQRTEAAERCGLQGPYVLRAEAERLTLLTMRAQSQSLEPLLSWPYTLLRRYGRDKVMFSFEAGRRCPSGPGTFTFQTAQGNDIFQAVETAIHRQKAQGRASQGHELLSADSREGERAGGQLASPPGPQELPGDPPALYAEPVDSLRVPPGPSRDSLYSDPLDSTPARAGEGVQLKKPSLYWDLYEHAQQQMLKAKLMDPREDPIYDEPEGLAPAPPRDLYDLPQEPKDAWWCQGRVKEEGYELPYNPATDDYAVPPPRSTKPLPAPKPQGLAFRELGTEPGSGSTGHRSVAALYSQVQKNGASGSWDCGLSKAGSHRTGVKSEGST encoded by the exons ATGGACAAGGCGGTGATGGAAGGGCCGCTCTTCTTGCAGAGTCAGCGCTTCGGGAccaag AGGTGGAGGAAGACCTGGGCCGTCCTCTACCCGGCCAGCCCCCACGGCGTAGCCCGGCTCGAGTTCTTTGACCACAAGGGGTCGGGCTCTGGAGGTGGCTGGGGTAGCTCGCGCCGCTTGGACTGCAAGGTGATCCGTCTGGCGGAGTGTGTGAGCGTGGCCCCCGTGGCCGTGGAGAGCCCCCCTGAGCCCGGCGCCGCCGCCTTCCGCGTGGACACCGCGCAGCGCTCCCACCTGCTGGCCGCGGACGCGCCGTCCAGCGCCGCCTGGGTGCAGACACTGTGCCAAAATGCCTTTCCG AAAGGCAGCTGGGCTCTGGCGCCCGCCGAGAATCCACCCAAGCTTTCTGCTTTGGAGATGCTGGAGAACTCGCTATATAGCCCCACCTGGGAAG GATCCCAGTTCTGGGTAACTGTGCAGAGGACTGAGGCAGCCGAGCGCTGTGGCCTGCAGGGCCCCTATGTGCTGAGGGCCGAGGCTGAGAGGCTGACTCTCCTGACCATGAGGgcccagagccagagtctggagCCACTCCTTTCCTGGCCCTACACTTTGCTCCGTCGCTACGGTCGAgacaag GTCATGTTCTCTTTTGAGGCCGGCCGCCGCTGCCCCTCCGGCCCTGGAACCTTCACCTTCCAGACGGCACAGGGAAATGACATCTTTCAGGCAGTTGAGACCGCCATCCACCGGCAGAAGGCCCAGGGAAGGGCCAGCCAGGGGCACGAGCTTCTGAGTGCTGACTCCCGTGaaggggagagggcaggagggcAGCTGGCTTCCCCTCCTGGTCCCCAGGAGCTCCCGGGGGATCCCCCAGCTCTGTATGCTGAACCTGTGGACTCCCTGCGCGTTCCTCCAGGCCCTTCCCGGGACTCCCTATACTCGGACCCCCTGGACAGCACCCCTGCTCGTGCTGGGGAGGGGGTACAGTTGAAGAAACCGTCTCTCTACTGGGACTTGTATGAGCATGCGCAGCAGCAGATGCTGAAGGCCAAGCTGATGGACCCCAGAGAGGACCCCATCTATGACGAACCTGAGGGCCtagccccagcccctccccgcGACCTTTATGACCTGCCTCAGGAGCCCAAGGATGCGTGGTGGTGCCAGGGACGGGTGAAGGAGGAGGGCTACGAGCTCCCCTACAACCCTGCCACCGATGACTATGCTGTGCCACCCCCTCGGAGCACCAAGCCCCTCCCAGCGCCTAAGCCCCAGGGCCTGGCCTTCCGTGAACTTGGTACTGAACCGGGCAGTGGCAGCACAGGCCACAGATCAGTTGCTGCCCTGTACAGCCAGGTCCAGAAGAATGGGGCATCAGGGAGCTGGGACTGTGGGCTCTCTAAAGCAGGGAGCCACAGGACTGGGGTCAAGTCGGAGGGCTCCACATGA